A stretch of the Planktothricoides raciborskii GIHE-MW2 genome encodes the following:
- a CDS encoding DUF4214 domain-containing protein, which translates to MTKQFYFFFMGMGGSMKALNLLKFLSLSSTMAIAFSGSVLLTPKAQGLTGYENPQQFANFLQADQSLLQAQAQTQAQAEAQALERDRQRISEQVILLHRQMVGPNASLSSRHLAAYVNCIEQNVCTWDDVRAHIAHTNPVDNRYQGRSEDEYSRRPIGSSSRDNRSISQRHGDRYRDDEYRDYEYNDGQVLQAQSRERQQIEEQVRRLYRQMLGNNARISRRDLRDYVNCIERDRCDWDDVREEIAYSDAGEEAIEEIYQEVLERDPDRGGMRTYQDRLADDWNIQDIREDIAESDEAEQAINRIYREILGRNADSRGLRTYQRKLSEDWSLDKVRRDIANSDEARRRRGG; encoded by the coding sequence TTGACTAAACAATTTTATTTTTTCTTTATGGGCATGGGAGGGAGTATGAAAGCTTTAAACTTATTAAAGTTTTTAAGTCTAAGTTCTACAATGGCGATCGCCTTTAGTGGGTCAGTGCTATTGACGCCAAAGGCTCAAGGGTTGACTGGGTATGAAAATCCTCAGCAGTTCGCCAATTTTCTCCAAGCAGATCAGTCGCTTTTACAAGCACAAGCGCAAACTCAAGCACAAGCAGAAGCACAAGCACTAGAGCGCGATCGCCAACGGATCTCTGAACAGGTGATTTTACTCCATCGGCAAATGGTTGGGCCCAATGCCAGTCTATCGAGTCGCCACTTGGCAGCTTATGTCAATTGTATCGAGCAAAATGTTTGCACTTGGGATGATGTTCGCGCTCACATTGCTCATACTAACCCAGTAGATAATCGCTATCAAGGTCGCTCTGAGGATGAATATAGTCGTCGTCCCATTGGTTCATCTTCCAGAGATAATCGCAGCATTAGCCAGCGCCATGGCGATCGCTATCGTGATGATGAATATCGTGATTATGAATATAATGATGGACAAGTCCTCCAAGCACAGTCAAGAGAACGCCAGCAAATCGAGGAACAAGTACGAAGACTGTATCGGCAAATGCTAGGTAATAATGCCAGAATTTCTCGCCGTGACCTGCGGGATTATGTGAATTGCATTGAGCGGGATCGCTGTGATTGGGACGATGTGCGTGAAGAGATTGCTTATAGTGATGCCGGAGAGGAGGCGATCGAGGAAATTTACCAAGAAGTTCTCGAACGAGATCCAGATCGCGGGGGGATGAGAACTTACCAAGATCGGTTAGCCGATGATTGGAATATTCAAGATATTCGGGAGGATATTGCCGAAAGTGATGAAGCGGAACAGGCAATTAATCGAATTTATCGAGAAATATTGGGACGAAATGCTGATAGCAGAGGGTTAAGAACCTATCAAAGAAAGCTTTCTGAAGACTGGAGTCTCGATAAAGTCCGTCGCGATATTGCCAACAGTGATGAAGCGAGAAGACGGCGAGGCGGCTAA
- a CDS encoding DUF4157 domain-containing protein: MEIFSQELTEKAWGNVGAIAYPAGDRLMIGNNSKPQSLDEIQKEYLRPHFGDLVDRVMVVYSALLMEDWVAASFQINVGRSNAQVYGHRIYIRDIYRPGDLQQIVLLAHELYHCKQYEELGSLSKFGYHYFLQYKKADEKYNQNIFEQEAFKFEKFFASWLANEVRVNGTRSRNRKAKKSSDIALENED, encoded by the coding sequence TTGGAAATATTTTCACAAGAACTGACAGAAAAAGCGTGGGGTAATGTTGGGGCGATCGCTTATCCTGCTGGCGATCGGTTGATGATCGGTAATAATTCTAAACCGCAAAGCTTAGATGAGATTCAAAAGGAATACTTACGACCACATTTTGGTGATTTAGTGGATCGGGTCATGGTGGTCTACAGTGCTTTGCTGATGGAAGATTGGGTGGCGGCTAGTTTTCAAATTAATGTCGGCAGATCTAATGCTCAAGTTTATGGTCATCGCATCTATATTCGGGATATTTATCGCCCTGGTGATTTACAGCAAATCGTTTTGTTAGCCCACGAACTGTATCATTGTAAGCAATATGAAGAGCTAGGCAGTCTCAGTAAGTTTGGTTATCATTATTTTTTGCAATATAAAAAAGCTGACGAGAAATATAACCAAAATATATTTGAGCAAGAGGCGTTTAAATTTGAAAAGTTTTTTGCCAGTTGGTTGGCCAACGAAGTGAGAGTAAACGGAACTAGAAGCCGAAATAGAAAAGCAAAAAAATCTTCTGATATTGCTTTAGAAAATGAAGATTAA
- a CDS encoding cell wall metabolism sensor histidine kinase WalK produces MFQTTRRRLALWYTTVTAILLLVFATGFYFYVRNTLIDRIDDTLKHVVEVVERSLVISPNSQGGLRVNVEASFRNNTNAVEDDHIDLEWFSPTGELLWATFSESLNLPLHPNRTGETVHLVGNSHELWLRQITERVEYGRQVLGYLRVSHPWFEFTKPIRQLIWDLSVGTAVMAIGVGVIGWLLSGLAIAPVRESYQRLKQFTADASHELRSPIAIIQTNVQVALADPNLESATQRLQLQMIERLTRRLGRLVDDLLFLARQDSGIVQPNWETVHLDELLISVISEQQAIATEKGITLFLDIATPQEFSPELEAEIVSTGDRGNIFSLRGDSQQLTRLFTNLLTNALQYTPTGGDIEVKLQCDPLNFRQGQSPPLQIKVRDTGIGIPAESLPQIFERFYRVDPARHHSHQSEAKFSPTGSGLGLAIARAIVENHQGQIHISSEVDRGTTVTVILPGKKFPD; encoded by the coding sequence ATGTTTCAAACCACTCGCCGTCGGTTAGCTCTTTGGTACACCACCGTCACCGCGATTTTACTGCTGGTATTTGCCACAGGTTTTTATTTTTATGTGCGGAATACTTTAATCGATCGCATCGACGATACCCTCAAGCACGTGGTGGAAGTAGTGGAGCGATCGCTGGTGATTTCACCGAATTCTCAAGGTGGATTGCGAGTTAATGTCGAAGCCAGTTTTCGCAATAATACCAACGCGGTGGAAGACGATCATATTGATTTAGAGTGGTTTAGTCCTACGGGAGAGTTACTCTGGGCAACGTTTTCTGAGTCCTTAAATCTGCCCTTGCATCCCAACCGGACTGGAGAAACAGTGCATTTAGTGGGCAATAGTCACGAGTTGTGGTTACGACAAATTACCGAACGAGTGGAATATGGGCGACAGGTCTTAGGCTATTTGCGCGTGAGTCATCCCTGGTTTGAATTTACTAAACCCATTCGACAATTGATTTGGGATTTAAGTGTGGGGACAGCGGTGATGGCGATCGGTGTGGGGGTGATTGGTTGGTTGCTTTCCGGGCTGGCGATCGCCCCGGTGCGCGAATCTTACCAAAGGCTGAAACAGTTTACCGCCGATGCTTCCCACGAACTGCGGAGTCCGATCGCGATAATTCAAACCAACGTGCAAGTAGCCCTAGCGGATCCGAATCTGGAATCCGCCACCCAACGATTACAGTTACAAATGATCGAACGCTTGACCAGACGCTTAGGGCGATTGGTGGACGATCTATTATTTCTAGCTAGACAAGATAGTGGCATCGTTCAACCCAATTGGGAAACGGTGCATTTGGATGAGTTGCTGATTTCTGTGATTTCTGAACAACAAGCGATCGCCACCGAAAAAGGCATTACCTTGTTTCTGGATATTGCCACACCCCAGGAATTCTCCCCAGAATTAGAAGCGGAAATTGTCTCGACAGGAGATCGGGGCAATATCTTCAGCCTGCGGGGGGACAGTCAACAATTAACCCGACTGTTTACGAATTTATTAACCAATGCCCTGCAATACACTCCCACTGGGGGAGATATTGAAGTGAAATTACAGTGCGATCCCCTAAACTTTCGCCAGGGACAGTCTCCACCTTTACAGATAAAAGTCAGGGATACCGGCATTGGTATCCCTGCTGAGTCGTTACCACAAATTTTTGAGCGGTTTTATCGCGTCGATCCAGCCAGACATCATTCTCATCAAAGTGAGGCAAAGTTTTCGCCGACTGGATCGGGATTAGGGTTAGCGATCGCCCGCGCCATTGTAGAAAATCATCAAGGACAAATCCACATATCTAGCGAGGTGGATCGAGGAACCACGGTGACTGTTATCCTACCGGGGAAAAAATTTCCCGATTAA
- the dmeF gene encoding CDF family Co(II)/Ni(II) efflux transporter DmeF gives MHIHTLEEWQHAHDFSVERHEAEKKTKIVLLLTAVTMVAEIVAGTTFGSLALLADGWHMATHVGAFGIAVFAYQYARRNARNPKYTFGTGKVTVLGGFTSAIVLAVIALAIAVESLTRLFQPTSIQFNEAIYVAVIGLFINLVSAFLLHDHHDHHDHHHDHHHDHDHDHDHHDHHDHNLRAAYIHVLADTLTSLFAIIALFAGKFLGWVWLDAVMGLIGALVIAKWSYGLVTETGEILLDGSIDKDINLAILNAIEQDSDNRVTDLHVWKLSENHLAATISLVTHYPQPPEYYKNLLSHIPSLSHVLVEVNHCHGEPCINLQKQTI, from the coding sequence ATGCACATCCATACCCTTGAAGAATGGCAACACGCCCATGATTTTTCTGTTGAGCGACATGAAGCAGAGAAAAAAACCAAAATAGTCCTGTTACTGACAGCCGTAACAATGGTGGCTGAGATTGTCGCTGGTACAACCTTTGGTTCCCTGGCTTTGCTGGCTGATGGTTGGCACATGGCCACCCATGTCGGAGCCTTTGGAATTGCCGTGTTTGCCTATCAATATGCCCGGAGAAATGCACGCAATCCTAAATACACCTTTGGCACCGGCAAAGTGACTGTACTGGGTGGTTTTACCAGTGCAATTGTGCTGGCAGTGATTGCGCTGGCGATCGCCGTCGAGTCATTGACTCGTCTTTTTCAACCGACATCGATTCAGTTCAATGAGGCAATCTATGTCGCAGTGATTGGATTATTTATCAATCTTGTCAGTGCTTTCCTATTACACGATCATCACGATCATCACGATCATCACCACGATCATCACCACGACCATGACCACGACCATGACCACCATGACCACCACGATCATAATCTTCGTGCTGCTTATATTCACGTTTTAGCGGATACATTAACTTCTCTTTTTGCCATTATTGCCTTATTCGCGGGCAAGTTTTTAGGTTGGGTTTGGCTGGATGCGGTCATGGGTTTGATTGGTGCATTAGTGATTGCCAAATGGTCTTATGGATTAGTGACTGAAACCGGTGAAATCTTGCTGGACGGATCAATTGATAAAGACATCAATTTGGCAATTTTAAATGCAATTGAGCAAGACTCGGATAATCGAGTCACCGATCTGCACGTTTGGAAACTGAGCGAAAATCATCTAGCGGCGACCATTTCTTTGGTGACACATTATCCTCAGCCACCAGAATATTATAAGAATTTACTTAGCCATATTCCCTCTCTTTCTCATGTCCTAGTTGAAGTGAATCACTGTCATGGGGAACCGTGCATCAATTTGCAGAAACAGACGATATAA
- a CDS encoding pentapeptide repeat-containing protein — protein MKIKNYRHSRLNSLTMIPRYIRKSLTIVFIALLIILCETVPFTVGQSIPEGAPHRGEGRERRYNPSDFTQLQQTKNCAGCNLIGADLSGFDLRGANLRSSNLTGATLRGSDLRAADLSGANLSNTNLENVNFRGAELTGSNLLNANLRRAQLVGANLFLINLAGSNLEEANLSGTNLSEVFLEQANLRGANLNGASLSNTQMTGVNLAAAQLRGADLSSANLAQANLSRASLDGAQMPGVTLRNSQLMNTSFRGTNLEKADLENADLREANLIGVNLLRGQLLNAVLISAQTQGADFTEANLLRADTTNTNLRDANLCNAIMPDGKKGRCPE, from the coding sequence TTGAAAATCAAAAATTACCGACATTCTCGCTTAAACAGCTTAACAATGATTCCCCGTTACATCAGAAAAAGCCTGACCATCGTTTTTATTGCTTTGTTAATTATTCTCTGCGAAACAGTCCCCTTTACGGTAGGTCAATCTATTCCCGAAGGTGCTCCGCACCGCGGCGAAGGCCGCGAACGCCGCTATAACCCATCCGACTTCACACAATTGCAACAAACCAAAAATTGTGCCGGTTGTAATCTTATTGGTGCGGATCTCAGTGGTTTTGATCTCCGGGGAGCCAATCTCCGCTCCAGCAATCTAACCGGCGCCACCCTCAGAGGCAGTGATTTAAGAGCAGCGGATCTCAGTGGTGCCAACCTGAGCAATACCAACTTAGAAAACGTCAACTTTAGAGGCGCAGAACTTACCGGCAGCAACCTACTCAATGCCAACCTTCGTCGGGCGCAACTGGTAGGAGCCAACTTATTCTTAATTAACCTTGCGGGTAGCAACCTGGAAGAAGCTAACCTGAGTGGCACGAATTTGAGTGAAGTTTTTCTCGAACAAGCCAACCTCCGGGGAGCCAATCTCAATGGAGCTTCCCTGAGCAATACGCAAATGACTGGGGTGAACTTAGCCGCCGCACAACTCAGAGGTGCCGACCTCAGCAGTGCCAATTTAGCCCAAGCCAACCTAAGTCGGGCTAGTCTAGACGGGGCGCAAATGCCCGGTGTCACCCTGAGAAATAGTCAGTTGATGAATACCAGCTTTCGTGGCACTAACCTAGAAAAAGCTGACTTGGAAAATGCCGACCTCAGAGAAGCTAACCTAATTGGCGTCAATTTACTCCGAGGACAACTGTTGAATGCCGTGTTGATTTCGGCTCAAACTCAGGGGGCTGATTTCACCGAAGCCAATTTATTGAGGGCAGATACGACCAATACCAATCTTAGAGACGCTAATTTGTGTAATGCGATTATGCCTGATGGGAAAAAGGGTCGTTGTCCTGAATAG
- a CDS encoding metallophosphoesterase — protein sequence MHKFFTGSLTIERLNILISHLPESLKGTKLVQLSDFHYEGWGLSEQLLFEAIAASNAAKPDLVLLTGDYVTDKPNSIHHLVQQLKHLESSAGIYAILGNHDIKPNESRTEIIQALTSIGIQVLWNQIVYPFGDGLALVGMADFYSGEFNPKAVFPHIPEQVPRIVLSHHPDTAAMMSRWRIDLQLSGHTHGGQIVLPRIGPLAPKLTKIRQMIPQPLSRCLSSINKKPDKVIRHWEWSQGLHQINQNFLYVNRGLGTYFPGRLFCAPEVTVITLL from the coding sequence ATGCATAAATTCTTCACTGGATCGTTAACAATTGAACGATTAAATATTCTCATTTCCCATCTGCCAGAATCCCTCAAAGGCACTAAACTTGTGCAATTATCGGACTTTCATTATGAAGGCTGGGGACTTTCAGAACAGTTACTCTTTGAGGCGATCGCCGCCAGCAATGCGGCCAAACCGGACTTAGTGCTCCTGACCGGCGATTATGTCACTGATAAACCAAACTCGATTCATCATTTAGTCCAGCAACTCAAACATTTAGAAAGTAGCGCGGGGATTTATGCCATCTTAGGCAACCATGATATTAAACCAAACGAATCCCGAACTGAAATAATTCAAGCCCTGACCAGTATTGGGATTCAGGTCTTATGGAACCAAATAGTTTATCCTTTTGGTGACGGTTTGGCCTTAGTGGGCATGGCCGACTTCTACTCTGGTGAATTTAACCCCAAAGCGGTGTTTCCCCATATCCCGGAACAAGTTCCCCGCATCGTTCTGTCCCACCATCCTGACACGGCTGCGATGATGTCTCGATGGCGGATTGATTTACAACTTTCCGGTCACACCCACGGGGGGCAAATTGTCTTACCCAGAATTGGTCCATTAGCGCCTAAGTTGACAAAAATTCGTCAGATGATTCCCCAACCTTTAAGCCGTTGCCTGTCCTCGATCAATAAAAAACCGGATAAAGTCATTCGTCATTGGGAATGGAGTCAGGGATTACATCAAATTAACCAAAATTTTCTCTATGTGAATCGCGGTTTAGGCACTTATTTCCCCGGTCGCCTATTTTGTGCCCCGGAAGTGACGGTGATTACGCTATTGTAG
- a CDS encoding serpin family protein, translating into MKLILTAVTGLAILNLLIAGCSSQPTTQEIIPAQPTMAMNSAEVNPVILANTRFGFKLFTELYRQAADENAADENIFISPASISAALSMTYNGAKAETQSAIANTLEIANIPLEQVNQGHSNLQKSLATADPKVQVNIANSLWLSKTTTFLPDFIQRVAESYSAELSQLDFNDPQSLSTINNWVKTNTNDKIEKIVDQVDPNQIMFLINAVYFKGLWAKPFAKDATKEAAFTLLDGSTKQHPLMNQFGDYRYYETDTFQAVSLPYGEGRWSFYVFLPKPNVTLASFYENLTPENWEQWMNLFRLVPGSITLPRFQLEYEMVLNETLKILGMEVAFDPEKADFSGITSEDSYISQVKHKTFIEVNEEGTEAAASTSVGIVATSAPPPPFTMVVDRPFFSVIRDDQTGTILFMGSIVDP; encoded by the coding sequence ATGAAACTTATTTTAACGGCGGTGACAGGTTTGGCCATTCTCAATTTATTAATCGCCGGTTGTAGCAGTCAACCCACTACCCAAGAAATTATTCCGGCTCAACCGACAATGGCGATGAATTCGGCTGAAGTCAACCCAGTGATTTTAGCCAATACCCGGTTTGGCTTTAAACTTTTTACGGAACTTTATCGCCAAGCAGCCGATGAAAATGCAGCGGATGAGAATATTTTTATTTCTCCCGCGAGTATTAGTGCCGCATTGTCTATGACCTATAACGGGGCAAAAGCAGAAACCCAAAGCGCGATCGCCAATACTTTGGAAATTGCTAACATTCCCTTAGAACAAGTCAACCAAGGTCATAGTAATTTACAAAAATCTTTGGCTACCGCAGACCCAAAAGTGCAAGTAAATATTGCCAACTCTCTGTGGTTAAGCAAAACCACCACTTTTTTACCGGATTTTATCCAAAGAGTCGCGGAATCATACAGCGCTGAATTAAGTCAGCTAGACTTTAACGATCCTCAGTCACTTTCGACAATTAACAATTGGGTGAAAACTAATACTAATGATAAAATAGAAAAAATTGTCGATCAAGTAGACCCGAATCAAATTATGTTTCTGATTAATGCGGTCTATTTTAAAGGACTTTGGGCAAAACCCTTTGCTAAAGATGCCACCAAAGAGGCTGCATTTACCTTACTCGATGGTAGCACGAAACAGCACCCATTAATGAATCAATTTGGGGATTATCGTTATTATGAAACCGATACTTTTCAAGCGGTTAGTCTTCCCTACGGTGAAGGACGCTGGAGTTTTTATGTTTTTCTGCCAAAACCTAATGTAACTCTAGCCAGCTTTTATGAAAATCTAACCCCTGAAAATTGGGAACAATGGATGAATCTGTTTCGACTTGTCCCCGGTTCTATTACTCTGCCCCGCTTCCAATTAGAGTATGAAATGGTGTTGAATGAAACTCTGAAAATTTTAGGAATGGAAGTGGCTTTTGACCCAGAAAAAGCGGATTTTTCTGGCATTACTTCTGAAGATTCTTATATTTCCCAAGTGAAGCATAAAACTTTTATTGAAGTGAACGAAGAAGGCACGGAAGCAGCGGCATCAACTTCTGTGGGAATTGTCGCCACTTCGGCGCCACCACCGCCGTTTACAATGGTGGTCGATCGCCCATTTTTCTCGGTAATTCGGGATGATCAAACCGGGACTATTTTATTTATGGGTTCGATTGTGGATCCATAG
- a CDS encoding Rpn family recombination-promoting nuclease/putative transposase: MPLKKIFGSSDSKDILISFLNALIYDEQPTIKDLEIIDPYNSRPIVDLKDSYLDVKAVLNNGSTVIIEMQLLYVGAFEKRVVDNLAKTYGNQLESGARYSQLKPVIALTITDFIMFKNSPEVISKFSFKEDRALFDYPHQEMKMVFVELPKFNKTLEEIDHLAEKWIYFLKETPNLQVIPPKMAEVPELDKALKIANRANVSLTELEEMQKREMWIEDRRGEITFAKEQGLAQGLAEGRLEGISQGVVQGQMGVILRQLERRFGEVPESAIAQIQQLSVDQLAELAIAILDLHNLEDLSQWLQEKLSH; this comes from the coding sequence TTGCCTTTAAAAAAAATCTTTGGTTCCAGCGATAGTAAGGATATTCTCATCAGTTTCTTAAATGCCTTAATCTATGATGAACAACCAACCATCAAAGATTTAGAAATCATCGACCCCTACAACTCCCGACCCATCGTGGATTTAAAAGATAGTTATCTGGATGTAAAAGCGGTCTTAAACAATGGGTCAACGGTGATTATTGAAATGCAACTGCTTTATGTGGGAGCCTTTGAAAAAAGAGTCGTAGATAATCTGGCCAAAACCTATGGAAATCAACTGGAGTCCGGGGCTAGATATTCTCAGCTTAAGCCGGTGATTGCCCTGACAATTACTGACTTTATTATGTTTAAAAATAGCCCGGAAGTGATTAGCAAGTTTTCCTTTAAAGAAGACCGGGCTTTATTTGATTATCCTCACCAAGAAATGAAAATGGTGTTTGTGGAGTTGCCGAAATTTAATAAGACTCTAGAAGAGATAGACCATTTAGCAGAAAAGTGGATTTATTTCCTCAAAGAAACCCCAAATTTACAAGTGATTCCCCCGAAAATGGCCGAAGTACCGGAACTGGATAAAGCGTTAAAAATTGCCAATCGAGCGAATGTCAGTCTCACGGAATTAGAAGAAATGCAAAAACGAGAAATGTGGATTGAAGATCGTCGGGGTGAAATTACTTTTGCCAAAGAGCAAGGACTAGCTCAAGGGCTGGCTGAAGGACGCTTAGAAGGAATTTCTCAAGGGGTCGTCCAAGGACAAATGGGTGTAATATTACGTCAACTGGAACGCCGATTTGGGGAAGTGCCGGAAAGCGCGATCGCACAAATTCAGCAGCTATCCGTTGACCAATTAGCCGAACTAGCGATCGCTATTTTAGACTTGCATAACCTAGAGGATTTATCCCAGTGGTTACAGGAAAAATTAAGCCATTAA
- a CDS encoding NAD+ synthase has translation MKIAIAQLNPTIGDLSGNAKKILQAAEQAAKVGTRLLLTPELSLCGYPPRDLLLQPSFIQGMLKQLKNLANQLPASMGVLVGAAQENAQAETTGGKPLFNSIFWLENGEIKQVFHKRLLPSYDVFDEYRYFEPGNQVNVFKLNDKLDDRDLKIGVTICEDLWNDEEFWGKRQYPCNPIAELAQEKVDLMINLSASPYTVNKQKIREAMLRHAAQRYQTPIIYVNQVGGNDDLIFDGYSVAFNSSGEMVCRAGAFQADLITLELNESQKSLHLIQSSSQLNSVELAPKSEDEEIFAALVLGVKDYAQKCGFSQALLGLSGGIDSSLVAAIAAAALGSENVLGVLMPSPYSSDHSVKDALKLAENLGIKTHTLKIADLMADYDKSLGGLFAGLPSDVTEENLQSRIRGNLLMAIANKFGYLLLSTGNKSEMAVGYCTLYGDMNGGLAVIADVPKTRVYSICHWLNQCPEMIGNNMGKNTREIIPENVLTKAPSAELKPGQVDQDSLPAYDILDDILHRLVEKHESEAEIAAAGHNPETIARVVKLVTRAEFKRRQAPPGLKVTDRAFGTGWRMPIAARVVKG, from the coding sequence ATGAAAATTGCGATCGCTCAACTCAATCCGACCATTGGAGACTTAAGCGGCAACGCCAAAAAAATTCTCCAAGCGGCTGAACAAGCGGCCAAAGTAGGAACTCGATTATTACTAACCCCTGAACTTTCTTTATGTGGTTATCCTCCCAGGGATTTACTATTACAACCGAGTTTTATTCAGGGAATGTTAAAACAACTGAAAAACCTGGCAAATCAATTACCAGCATCAATGGGAGTTTTAGTTGGGGCAGCCCAAGAAAATGCCCAAGCGGAAACCACCGGAGGCAAACCACTATTTAATAGTATTTTTTGGTTAGAAAATGGCGAAATAAAACAAGTATTTCATAAGCGACTGTTGCCCAGTTATGATGTATTTGATGAATATCGCTATTTTGAACCGGGAAATCAGGTTAATGTTTTTAAATTAAACGACAAATTAGATGACAGGGATCTAAAAATTGGTGTGACTATTTGCGAAGACTTGTGGAATGATGAGGAGTTTTGGGGGAAACGGCAATATCCTTGTAATCCCATCGCCGAATTAGCCCAAGAAAAGGTGGATTTAATGATTAATTTATCCGCTTCTCCTTATACAGTAAATAAGCAAAAAATCCGGGAAGCTATGCTGCGGCACGCGGCGCAAAGATATCAGACTCCGATAATTTATGTCAACCAAGTAGGTGGCAATGATGATTTAATTTTTGATGGCTACAGTGTGGCATTTAACTCCTCTGGGGAAATGGTCTGTCGGGCTGGGGCTTTTCAAGCGGATTTAATTACTCTAGAATTGAATGAAAGCCAAAAGTCTTTACATTTAATACAGTCAAGTTCCCAATTAAACTCTGTAGAATTAGCTCCAAAGAGTGAAGATGAGGAAATTTTTGCCGCCTTAGTTTTAGGGGTCAAAGACTATGCCCAAAAATGCGGTTTTTCTCAGGCATTGCTGGGGTTAAGCGGGGGAATCGATTCGTCTTTAGTAGCTGCGATCGCTGCTGCCGCATTAGGGTCAGAAAATGTCCTGGGAGTGCTCATGCCATCCCCCTACAGTTCCGATCATTCGGTAAAAGACGCCTTAAAATTAGCGGAAAATCTGGGGATTAAAACTCATACTTTAAAAATTGCTGATTTAATGGCAGATTATGATAAATCTCTTGGGGGTTTATTTGCGGGGTTGCCCAGTGATGTCACGGAAGAAAACCTGCAATCACGGATTCGCGGTAACTTGTTAATGGCGATCGCCAACAAATTTGGTTACTTGCTGCTTTCCACCGGCAACAAATCAGAAATGGCCGTGGGTTACTGCACTCTCTACGGGGACATGAATGGTGGTTTAGCCGTCATTGCGGATGTGCCAAAAACGCGAGTTTATTCTATCTGTCACTGGTTAAATCAATGTCCTGAGATGATTGGTAATAATATGGGCAAAAATACCAGAGAAATTATCCCCGAAAACGTCTTAACCAAAGCCCCCAGCGCCGAACTCAAACCGGGGCAAGTGGATCAAGATTCTCTGCCTGCTTATGACATTTTAGATGATATCCTGCATCGGTTAGTAGAAAAGCACGAATCAGAAGCAGAAATTGCGGCAGCGGGACATAACCCAGAAACGATCGCCCGTGTGGTCAAATTGGTGACTCGTGCGGAATTTAAACGCCGTCAAGCCCCTCCAGGATTAAAAGTCACCGATCGCGCTTTTGGGACTGGCTGGCGGATGCCCATTGCGGCAAGAGTAGTGAAAGGATAG
- a CDS encoding NUDIX domain-containing protein, with protein MAAPIENPLRSIYQRQPTLPTTPKANFKVGVDNVIFSVDMTQNRLLVLLVMREREPFLGKWNLPRTLVREPESLEEAAYRILAAKIRVNNLYLEQLYTFGGPGRDPRELTPPSQRYLSVSYFALVRFEEAELISTGGRGIAWYPLDELPELAFDHQEILQYGHRRLRNKLEYSPIAFEVLPELFTLSDVYQLYTTVLGENFSDYSNFRSRLLKLGFLEETGLKASRGAGRPATLYRFVPEAFAPLKDKPLVFI; from the coding sequence ATGGCAGCACCTATAGAAAACCCTCTGCGATCGATTTATCAACGTCAACCCACATTACCCACAACCCCAAAAGCGAACTTTAAAGTGGGGGTGGATAATGTAATTTTCTCGGTAGATATGACCCAAAATCGTTTATTAGTTTTGTTGGTCATGCGGGAACGAGAACCGTTTTTAGGTAAGTGGAACTTACCCCGAACTCTAGTCCGGGAACCCGAATCTTTAGAAGAAGCAGCTTACCGAATTTTGGCGGCCAAAATTCGGGTAAACAACCTCTATTTAGAGCAATTATATACTTTCGGTGGCCCAGGACGTGACCCCCGTGAGTTAACCCCACCGAGTCAGCGGTATTTATCCGTGAGTTATTTTGCTTTAGTCCGTTTTGAAGAAGCAGAATTAATTAGTACCGGAGGACGGGGAATTGCTTGGTATCCCCTGGATGAATTGCCGGAATTAGCCTTTGACCATCAGGAGATTTTGCAGTATGGTCATCGGCGACTTCGCAATAAGTTAGAGTATAGCCCGATCGCCTTTGAAGTGTTACCAGAATTATTTACTTTAAGTGATGTTTATCAACTTTATACCACTGTTTTAGGAGAAAACTTTTCCGATTATTCTAATTTTAGAAGTCGCTTACTCAAACTAGGCTTTTTAGAAGAAACTGGCTTAAAAGCTTCTCGTGGTGCGGGGCGTCCGGCTACGCTGTATCGCTTCGTTCCAGAAGCATTTGCCCCTTTAAAAGATAAACCTTTAGTGTTTATTTAA